From a region of the Solanum stenotomum isolate F172 chromosome 2, ASM1918654v1, whole genome shotgun sequence genome:
- the LOC125856541 gene encoding probable receptor-like protein kinase At1g80640: MDQNRRLLIALIVASTALGLIILFWIYHTKRFHTSDVVKGMCKLNFSKSRKTLVSLMDYNILELATNKFQETEILGEGGFGCVYKAKLEDNLYVAVKKLTQNSIKEFETEVELLSQMQHLNIISLLGYCIHSETRLLVYELMHNGSLETQLHGPSRGSALTWHRRIKIALDAARGIEYLHEQCHPPVIHRDLKSSNILLDSNFNAKLSDFGLAVLGGAQNKNNIKLSGTLGYVAPEYMLDGKLSDKSDVYAFGVVLLELLLGRRPVEKEAPTECQSIVAWAMPQLTDRSKLPNIVDPVIQNTMDLKHLYQVAAVAVLCVQPEPSYRPLITDVLHSLIPLLPTELGGTLRVTTQQLPPSDS; encoded by the exons ATGGATCAAAATAGAAGGCTGTTGATAGCACTCATTGTAGCTTCTACTGCATTGGGACTAATCATTTTATTCTGGATTTATCACACAAAAAGATTTCACACCTCAG ATGTTGTGAAGGGGATGTGtaaattaaatttttccaaGTCCAGGAAAACATTGGTTTCTTTAATGGACTACAACATACTTGAATTAGCCACCAACAAATTTCAAGAAACTGAGATTTTAGGTGAAGGGGGTTTCGGATGTGTATACAAAGCTAAATTGGAAGACAATTTGTATGTAGCAGTCAAGAAACTAACCCAAAATTCCATTAAAGAATTCGAG ACTGAGGTAGAGTTGCTGAGTCAAATGCAACATCTCaatattatttcattgttgGGATATTGCATCCACAGTGAAACAAGATTGCTTGTGTATGAACTCATGCACAATGGATCACTAGAAACTCAATTACATG GGCCTTCCCGTGGATCAGCATTAACGTGGCACCGCAGAATAAAAATTGCCCTTGATGCAGCAAG AGGAATAGAGTATTTACATGAGCAGTGCCATCCCCCAGTGATCCATAGAGATCTGAAATCCTCTAATATTCTTTTAGATTCCAACTTCAATGCAAAG CTGTCAGATTTTGGTCTTGCTGTGTTGGGTGGGgctcaaaacaaaaataatatcaagCTTTCTGGAACTTTAGGTTATGTAGCCCCTGAATACATGTTAGATG GAAAATTAAGTGATAAAagtgatgtttatgcttttggAGTTGTACTTTTGGAGCTGTTATTGGGAAGAAGGCCTGTAGAAAAAGAGGCACCAACTGAATGCCAGTCTATAGTCGCATGG GCCATGCCTCAGCTGACAGATAGATCAAAGCTTCCAAACATTGTGGATCCTGTCATACAAAATACAATGGATTTAAAGCATTTGTATCAG GTTGCTGCAGTTGCTGTGTTATGTGTTCAGCCAGAGCCAAGCTATCGTCCCCTAATAACCGATGTATTACATTCCTTAATCCCCCTTCTTCCCACTGAATTAGGTGGGACGCTCCGAGTTACTACACAACAGCTGCCGCCTTCTGACAGCTGA